Part of the Hevea brasiliensis isolate MT/VB/25A 57/8 chromosome 16, ASM3005281v1, whole genome shotgun sequence genome is shown below.
aattaaattttagaaaatatgaACATGGGTTGAAGAGTATCCGTGTATTATCTACTGAGTGCCTACATATTTTGCTATAATGAATGCGTACATGTCACATACGCCTGCGTGCATATGGGTGTGTGCTATCTAATGATATCAATATATACTTCCATACAAACCTGTTTATAGACTTCAGAATCACACAACAATAATGCAGTCTAAACTATAGATTGATATCGGTCCAGCCCTGCTGGCTTGCTCAAGCCTTAAAGAATAAGGCTGAAGCCTTGGGTAGGCAAGAAATAAGGAGATGATAGATAGAGAGAACAGAATTAGGCCCAGTCAGCTAAATAAACACCTCTACCCTATATATAGTAACATACAAAGGTAATTCACCCCTACCTTTATCATTCCATTCCCAGCTCACATTAATGAATCTTAGAATTTTCATATGCAACTACAAAGTAGGCATATATATCCACTTTATATAAAATTGGATGACTCTACATTAATCAATAGACATTTTAGTATTCTAATTCATCTATTAAAATACTATAATGCCTATTGATTAATGTACTCATCAAACTGCTTTTTTAGTGCGACGCAAATCTTCCTGGGGGAAAAggcgaaaataaaaatttttgctaTACCAATTCAGAGCAACTtcactaaatttaaaaaaaaacggTGGACAGCGTTACTTAAAACCTGAGAGATCAAAGGTGACAAATTTGGCTTTAAATTTTCAAATGGCCTGCCCTATCGGGGGAACCACCATGGATGAAGGATGACTACCCACATCTAGCAGCCCTTGAAAATTTGATAGGTATTTACTGTTTACATGTAACCCACAAAAGaacctctttgttttattttattccatttataatttttttaatagcaatattaaaatcattttgttGTCACCATGTAAGTGTGAAAAGCCATAAATATTTAGTTTTGTTTTTACAAGATAACCAGTAAAAGGCTTGCCTAATCACTGGGGTTGCAGTTGAAGTAAAAAACAAAAATTTGTCAGAAGGAAGTACTTTCTTTGCTCCAAGTCAACTTCAAGGTAAATGACCAGTAATAGGGGGAAAAACAACCATATGAAGTCCTCGCAACTCATTTTTCAGAATGGATTCTCCTCGTTGGCTATGCAAACCAAATTTAAAAGCTCAAACACTCATGAAATCTGCAGTAATCATCTCTTCTGTTGATGTTTTGAAGTTCCACTCAACTCATTAAGTAGTGATTTATAAGATGCATAGTCTGCCACAAGACCCTTTTCACTCTGTATTTTATGAAAGTCTTGTAGGTTTCCATGTTTGCAATGACCTTCTAATAAGATGTTATAAGTTATGTCGTCTGGAACTACTCCCAAATTGAGCATAGCATCTAGAAGCACAGCCGCATTTTTCATTTGACCTTGCTTGCAATATCCATTCATAAGCACATTATAAGTTACAACTCCTGGTACATGGCCATCACTCTGCATCTCTTTAAGCAACTTAAACCCTGTCTTCACATCACCCTTCTTACAGAATCCATCCATGATCATAGTATAAATTGCATCATCTGGTTTTAAACCTGCTTTTAGCATTTCCCTCAATGTTCTTTCTGCATCAATTACCTTTCCTTCTTTACATAATCCTGAAATAAGAGCTGTAAAGGCCACATTGTCAAGCGCAATTCCTTCTACAAACATTTCCTTCCTAATCTCTAAAGCTGATACTAAATCTCCCTCCTTACAATAACCATCTATAAGCGTGGTGTATGTGATCTTGTCAGGCTTCATACCTCTCTTATTAACTTCTTCAACTAGCTTTTTTGCTTCCCTGAAATCCCCAACCTTGCAAAGGCCATTGATGAGCGTGTTGTATAAAACTAAATCAGGTTTCAGCCCTTTTTTCAACATTAGCTGATATAATTCCATTGCCAAGTCAATCCTACCACTCTTGCATTGCCCATTAATTAATATGGTAAAAGTAACATCGTTAGGCGCCAACCCTCTTTTACACATTTCATCAAACAGCCGACAGGCATCATCCAATCTACGATGGTTACACAGCCCATTAATCAAAACACTATAAGTAAAAACATCAGGAAGAATCCTACTCTCCTCCATAACAATCTTCAACCTAAAACCTTCCTCTAAATTCCCCGACTTGCAATATCCATTgatcaaaatattaaaactaacAACTGTAGGCCGCATACCCCACTTTCCAATTGTATCGAAAATCATACGTGCATCCTTAATTTTACCTTCTTTACATAatctattaattaaaatattaaaactataTACATTTGGAGGATATCCAGAATCCAAAATCTCCAAATAAAACCTCCAAGCCACCAGAGGCAAGCTcgttttaataattttatcaagCAAGAACTTACAACCATGAAATGGGATTTGAAAATTATGCTTCCTAACCAATCTAAAACACTGAATAGCATCTGATATGAATCCCAAATCAGTATATGCATTCATTAAAGCATCAAACACGGAATTTGACAAGTGGGTACCTTTAGTTTCGATAATTGAAACAAAAAGTGAAGAAGCTGAGCCCTTCCCTTTGCGAGAGACAACGAAATGAAGCAGAGATTGGGCTTGCGAGTGCATTTGGTGGGCAGCAAGGAAATGGACCATTGTGCAATAGGACTGAATTGTGTGGCGAAAGAAGGGGCATGAAGAGAGGAAgttgaagaaagaaaaaagaaactgTGGAGAGAGGGAATGAGGATTGTGGTTTATGAGGCTGATAACGTGATGGGCATTGACGGAAGGGAGGATTTTCTTGAGCGAGATATGTAGCGGCTTTGCTTCGCAGTTTTTGATTGCATTGGAGATAACTGACAGAATTGGATCTTCATGGAAAGGCGCTGTTGGTGGCGGAGAGTACCAGGTTGAGAAGTGGAACAAGGTTTTATGGGGAGGAGAAAATAAGCTCCTTTTCTGGAGTTTGAGGGTAGCCATGTGCTTCTCTGTTTTCTTCTAGTTCTTGGCGTGTTTATGTTAGTTGCTGCAACGCGTTGGGTTTGTGAATTGGAATAtgcaaaaaaaattgtaaaaataaattaatcccCCAAAATTGTGAGGTttgataaataattaaatattcgtAATAATAGTTTCTTTAACAAatccattttaaattaaaaattaagtgtATATTTAGATTGAGGGAATTTAAAAGTTTATAGAATTTATCATAACTCATAAAATCAAGAACCATGAACGAAATATTAACTTCATTTggtaaagaaaataaatatatgaatttataatttaagtgatcatttaattattaaattaataatttagtgaTCAAATGCttgtattaaaataaaaatggtAAAGAGTACTTTTAGGCAATTGATATGAAGCAATTCCCATGAAGTTTCACTCATTTTGGTTGATGGGAGGTAATATATGTTTTTTTTCctaaagttaaatttaatttatttttaatttttttatttaaattaacttaaaattttcaatttaaacctaatttaactctaaatttaagaaaattaagaatttgaacatcttaatttttgagcttaaatcaagaaattaaaacaTTTAGCCTAacaattaagaatttaaaatttttattttttatttaaattaaaaaaataagaaatttagtttataaattttaatttttgaacttaattaaatttaaatgaaaatatctgaattaatttgataaaaaaataaaaattggttaAATTAACTTTTCCAACAAGTGCAAGGCCAAAATGTTTCAATTTTGCTCTTTTTTTTTACAGAAAGCTTATATCAGGCATCACATCACCTATAGCGAAATAATGTGGGATGCTGCCTTAGTAAGCCACTGAAATTCACCACACCAAGATCCACAATGACAATTGACAAGTAAAATTTCTCTCTCGCAATGCTGTTTCTGATTTCACATTGCCATTTCCTTGGATTTAGATGTATTCTTGATGAAGTCCGTTTTGAATTGATCAGCCATCAAAGGCTTCAAAATATGAGAAAGAACTATGAGCTTTGTAATGCATAACGAAGGTATGGTTTCTCTTGTTCTTCAAAAGAAAAATGACTGAACAAGTATAAAAGACAGTTTCTTATTAGGTAGAAATCATTGAAACAGTAATAAAAGGTTCTCATGATACTGCTGAAGTAGCAGGAAATTTGACAGAAGATCTCTATGATCATTTTCATTTTCTAATGATATGGTGAAAGATCTACAGCTTCTGGTGAAAATTAATTTTGCTTCATGTCTATGTAACAGTGAACATAGTAACATTTTCCAAAACATACTTGTGGACCTATCTGGACAGACTCTTTGAGACTCTTTTATCTAGCTATCAGATGGATTAATTGCAGTCAGTTTTACATACAGGGAGTTAAGTCCAAAACGGCAAGCCATCGCTTTGCCACTGCAACAACTTCACCTACTACCCTCTAACCCTCTCAGGCCTCGTCTGAATGAGAAAGCTTCCTTCTCAAAATCTCATTCTCCTTCCGCAGTTTCATAATCTTTGCCTTCAGCGTTTCAACAAGACGATTTGAAGCCAAATCTTGCTGCTGTTCAACCAGTTTTGTTTTGCTGATCACTACTGCAATTTAACAGAAAACGAAAAGTATGATTCTAgtggaaaatttaaaaatgtctCTGTACATGTGCCTTAAATGTCCAGTAAGCTTGAATCAAAATATGTCATTTATGGCCACAAGAGCAAAAAATTTGCAGAGCCAGTTAAATACACGATGCACTAAGAGGACGACCTACTCACATTGCTTTTCTAAAACCTGTAGTTTCTTAGTcaactcattcttctcttcctgtTCAACCAAAAGACAGTCCCTCAAATCTTGAGCCTCGAGATGATCTGTCACATGATTTATGAACTTAAGCATGTTCTGATATAATAAATCTGATTAGAAAATCCAAGAATTCATTTCAAGTTCTGGACCTCACATTTTGACTCCACATCAAAATGGACTCTTTCCAACCTGATTGCTAGAGTTTGCATGTGACTTTTATGT
Proteins encoded:
- the LOC110637157 gene encoding putative pentatricopeptide repeat-containing protein At1g09680 — translated: MATLKLQKRSLFSPPHKTLFHFSTWYSPPPTAPFHEDPILSVISNAIKNCEAKPLHISLKKILPSVNAHHVISLINHNPHSLSPQFLFSFFNFLSSCPFFRHTIQSYCTMVHFLAAHQMHSQAQSLLHFVVSRKGKGSASSLFVSIIETKGTHLSNSVFDALMNAYTDLGFISDAIQCFRLVRKHNFQIPFHGCKFLLDKIIKTSLPLVAWRFYLEILDSGYPPNVYSFNILINRLCKEGKIKDARMIFDTIGKWGMRPTVVSFNILINGYCKSGNLEEGFRLKIVMEESRILPDVFTYSVLINGLCNHRRLDDACRLFDEMCKRGLAPNDVTFTILINGQCKSGRIDLAMELYQLMLKKGLKPDLVLYNTLINGLCKVGDFREAKKLVEEVNKRGMKPDKITYTTLIDGYCKEGDLVSALEIRKEMFVEGIALDNVAFTALISGLCKEGKVIDAERTLREMLKAGLKPDDAIYTMIMDGFCKKGDVKTGFKLLKEMQSDGHVPGVVTYNVLMNGYCKQGQMKNAAVLLDAMLNLGVVPDDITYNILLEGHCKHGNLQDFHKIQSEKGLVADYASYKSLLNELSGTSKHQQKR